In Ancylomarina subtilis, the genomic stretch CCTGAGATTTTTGAAATGGATTTAAATCCACTTTTAGGATCGAAAGATGCTGTTGTTGCTGTTGATGCTCGTATTCGAATTGAAAAAGAGATGTAAAAACTGTGGCTTAGCTTGTTTGTAGGTTCGTGAATTTGACGATACCTTTACATTCTTCAAATTGACAATTTACTCACTTACTAAATCACTCATTATATTATGAGAAAGTTTAAAGATCTAAGCCTGAATGAAAAACTGATGATCAGTTTTATCCTAATTCTTTTAATCGCTATTGCTTTAAATTGGAGCAATGTTTTTAAAGGAATAAAAAAAGGCTTCGATATTCAGACCGAACAACCGGCCGAATAAGCTGGATGATACCCGAGACATCGTCTCGGGTATTTGTTTTAAATCTTGATCTTGCGATCTCGATATTATTTACCATTTGCATGATATTATAAAATGAAAAAACAAGATTTAATATTCATACTTTGTGTTGTCATTTTCTTTCTGCCATTTTTTGTGTCAGACGAAGTGTTTAACTTTTATGTAGGCTATAATAAAGCTCACGGTATGGTTACCAGTTTCATTAAATTCGCAGTTCTGGCGACTTTGGGTGAGATAATCGGTTTAAGATTGAAATCCGGTGTTTATTACCAAAAGGGTTTTGGTATTCTTCCCAGAGCCATTGTATGGGGATTCCTGGGATTAAGCATCAAGCTGGCTTTTGTCATTTTTGCTACCGGAACACCGATCTTCATTGCTTATCTTGGTCTTGATGGTGCAACTGAAATTATGAAAGGCGCTTTTAGCACCGATAAGCTATTGGTTGCTTTTGCAATATCAGCTTGTATGAACCTTATATATGCACCCGTAATGATGACTTTGCATAAAATTACGGATACCCATATTATTGATAATGGCGGAACGTTAAGAGGTTTTCTGAAACCGATTCAGTTTTCTAATATTTTTCAGAAGCTGGATTGGGGTGTGCAGTGGAATTTTGTTTTCAAAAAAACAATTCCATTTTTCTGGATTCCGGCACATACATTTACCTTTTTATTGCCACCAGATTATCAGGTTTTGTTTGCAGCCGTTCTGGGAATTGTCTTGGGGGTATTACTCGCCATTGCAAGTTTGAAAAGTGCTAAATAATTATAACTTTGTAGAGGATTGAAAATTATAAATTTTTAATCCTCTATTTTTTTACAATAAGCACAAGTGGGTTCACTGTGTTTGGTTTGATGTCTCATCTCTTTTATACTGAAAATATGACTAAAATTGGTTTGTTTTACGGCCCTGAAGAAGGTAATGTAGAAAAAGTAGCCAAGCTTATTGCTGGCAAACTTAAAAATGTTGATCTGGTAAAAGTTAAAGATGTTGATGCAGATGCTTTCGATGCGTACGAGAATATTATTCTGGGAATTTCGACACTTGGAAAACACACGTGGTCTTCGGATAATACAGGAAACGATTGGGATCAATTTTTGCCCAAAATGAAGGGGATTAGTTTAAAAGGTAAGAAGGTTGCCATTTTCGGACTTGGGGATCATGTTGCTTACGCTGATTTCTTTGTTGATGCTATGGGAGAATTATTTGAGCTTGTTAAAGAAACCGGAGCGACCCTTATTGGTGAAGTGAGTGGTGAAGGTTATGAGTTTAATGAATCTCGTGCTTTTATCGATGGGAAATTTGTAGGACTTCCTATTGATGAAGACTTTGAAGAAGAATTAACTGAAGAAAGAATCGATAATTGGTTGAAAATCATTGAGCCGGAGATGATTTAAAAAATATTCATATATAAATTGAAGCTTTCTTCCCTTGAAGAAAGCTTTTTTTTTGCCGAAACTATCAGTTTAGTATTTTTAAAACGATTACTCTCTTTAGATTGTAATTATATAAGCTTAATTCGTTTTAATTTGTAAGGAAAATTTGTAAAATTGCAGTAATTAAAATTTAAACAATAACCCTTTAAATATAAAATATGAAAACCCCCATAAGTTCTCAAATCGTTGATGCTAAATTAGCTCTGTGTGAGATAGATAAGATGGAAGATGCCACTATTCGTGATGTTGTACGTGTGGTCAATATGATTGAAGAAGAGAGTGGAGAGAAATTCATTCGTATGGAAATGGGGGTTCCGGGTTTGGCAGCCTCTAAATTTGGTATTGAAGCAGAAAAAGAAGCATTGGATCGTGGTGTTGCTTCAGCTTACCCAATGCTTGAAGGTGTTAAGCCTTTGAAAGAAGAAGGTTCTAAGTTCATCAAAAATTTCATGGATGTAGAATTAGGCGCAGAAGGTGTAATTCCAACTGTTGGTTCTATGCAAGGTGGATATGCTGCTTTTATGGCTGTTTGTTCGGCTACCAAAGGTAAGGATACGATCTTATTTGTTGATCCAGGTTTCCCGGTGCAGAAAACACAGATGGATGTTTTGGGAATGAAATATGAAACTTTCGATATTTACGAGTATCGTGGTGATAAGCTACAAGATAAGCTTGAATCTATTATGTCGAAAGGAAATATTGCGGGTATCCTTTATTCAAATCCTAACAATCCGGCTTGGACTTGTATGAACGAGGACGAGTTGAAGACAATTGGTGAAATGGCTACAAAATACGATGCGATTGTATTGGAAGATCTTGCCTATTTCGCTATGGATTTCAGAACAGATTTAAGTCAGCCAGGTGTGGGTCCTTACCAGCCTACTGTTGCTCGATATACAGACAACTATATCTTGATGATTTCTAGTTCTAAGGCATTCTCATATGCTGGTCAAAGAATTGGTTTGCTTTGTATTTCTGATAATCTTTACAATAGAAGATATGAAGGAATGAAGAATCGCTTTGGTTTAGATAAATTTGGCGATGCTGTTGTATTCAGAATTATTTACACATTATCTTCAGGTGTATCTCATTCAGCACAATATGGTTTACATGGTATGCTAAAAGCGGCTAACGAAGGTAAATTTAATTTTGTTGAAGATGTAAGAGAGTATGGTGAGCGTGCTAAGATTATGAAGAAACTATTTATGGATAATGGTTTTGAATTGGTTTACGGAACCGATCTTGATGTGCCTTTGGCTGATGGATTTTATTTTACAATTGCATATCCCGGACTAACCGGTTCCGATTTGAATAAGAAATTGCTGTACTATGGTATTTCTGCAATCTGCTTGAATGAAACAGGGAGTCTAAAAGAAGGCCTTCGTGCTTGTGTTTCTCAGATCTCACGCGATCAATTTGCTGATTTGGAGTTCAGATTGAAAGAGTTTCATAAGCATCATCAAGTTCTTGCATAACTGAATGCTTATACATTTCGTATAAGTAAGAGGTGATCAGAAACAGATTCGTATAAAATATGCCTCTCAAGTAACGAATTTGTTATATATGGGGCATAATTTATTTAGACTGATTGTAAATTTTTGATATTGGCGATGAATTGAAAGGAAAATGATGGAAGTCGCTTTTGATTTGTTACCTTTATCGAGCAAATTAACATTAAATTCTTAATATATAAACGCTATGGCAAAATTCAAAGGTGCTATTGTTGTTGATACCGAAAAATGTAAAGGTTGTGGCTTATGTGTTGTAGCCTGCCCTACAAAGGTTATCGAACTTGCACGCGACGTTAATGGCAAAGGTTACCATTATGCCCACATGGCCAATGCTGATGCATGTATTGGTTGTTCAAGTTGTGGTTTAGTTTGTCCGGACACAGTAATTACTGTTTACAGAGTAAAAGCAAGCTAATTACTATTTAATCAAAATCTGAAAATCTTAAAAATATTTTTGTAATGGGAGATATTCGATTAATGAAGGGGAATGAAGTGATTGCTGAAGCAGCTATTCGTTGCGGATGCGATGGGTATTTTGGTTACCCAATTACACCTCAGTCCGAAGTTATGGAGACCCTTATGATTCGCAGACCTGAGCAGGAAACCGGAATGGTTGTTGTTCAAGCGGAAAGTGAAGTCGCTGCAATTAATATGGTGTACGGTGGTGCATCTTGCGGTAAAAAAGTAATGACATCATCTTCAAGTCCTGGAATCAGTTTGAAGGCTGAAGGTATTACTTATCTTGCCGGTGCTGAATTGCCTGCCTTAGTTGTTAATGTTGTACGAGGAGGACCAGGTCTTGGTACGATTCAGCCAGCTCAGTCTGACTATTTTCAAGCTGTAAAAGGTGGTGGACATGGTGACTACAAGCTAATTGTTTTGGCTCCTGCTTCAGTTCAGGAAATGAACGATTTTGTTGAGTTGAGTTTTGACTTGGCATTTAAATATTTAAATCCAGCAATGATTTTGACTGATGGTGTTATTGGTCAGATGATGGAGAAGGTTGAATTGTCAGAATTCAAGCCTCGTTGGACTGAAGAAGAAATTATTGCGAAGTCTGGAACTTGGGCTACTACAGGTAAAACTGCAGATAGAGAGCGTAATATTTCTACATCTCTAGATCTTGATTCAGCTAAGCAAGAAGTCTTTAATCACAAGTTGCAAGCGAAATATCGCGCAATGGAAGAGAACGATGTTCGCTTCGAAAAAATCAATTGTGATGACGCTGACTATCTATTCGTAGCTTACGGATCAAGTGCTCGTATTTGTCAAAAAGCGATTGAGATTGCTCGTGAAAAAGGAATTAAAGTTGGTTTGCTACGTCCTATAACTCTTTTCCCTTACCCAGTTAAGCAGATCCAGGAAATGCTTGGTCAAGTAAAAGGAATTTTATCAGTAGAAATGAGTGCTGGTCAAATGGTAGAAGATGTACGTTTGGCTGTTAACGGTAAGGTGCCAGTTGAGCACTTTGGTCGTTACGGTGGAATCAT encodes the following:
- a CDS encoding Mpv17/PMP22 family protein, yielding MKKQDLIFILCVVIFFLPFFVSDEVFNFYVGYNKAHGMVTSFIKFAVLATLGEIIGLRLKSGVYYQKGFGILPRAIVWGFLGLSIKLAFVIFATGTPIFIAYLGLDGATEIMKGAFSTDKLLVAFAISACMNLIYAPVMMTLHKITDTHIIDNGGTLRGFLKPIQFSNIFQKLDWGVQWNFVFKKTIPFFWIPAHTFTFLLPPDYQVLFAAVLGIVLGVLLAIASLKSAK
- the fldA gene encoding flavodoxin FldA; the encoded protein is MTKIGLFYGPEEGNVEKVAKLIAGKLKNVDLVKVKDVDADAFDAYENIILGISTLGKHTWSSDNTGNDWDQFLPKMKGISLKGKKVAIFGLGDHVAYADFFVDAMGELFELVKETGATLIGEVSGEGYEFNESRAFIDGKFVGLPIDEDFEEELTEERIDNWLKIIEPEMI
- a CDS encoding aminotransferase class I/II-fold pyridoxal phosphate-dependent enzyme, translating into MKTPISSQIVDAKLALCEIDKMEDATIRDVVRVVNMIEEESGEKFIRMEMGVPGLAASKFGIEAEKEALDRGVASAYPMLEGVKPLKEEGSKFIKNFMDVELGAEGVIPTVGSMQGGYAAFMAVCSATKGKDTILFVDPGFPVQKTQMDVLGMKYETFDIYEYRGDKLQDKLESIMSKGNIAGILYSNPNNPAWTCMNEDELKTIGEMATKYDAIVLEDLAYFAMDFRTDLSQPGVGPYQPTVARYTDNYILMISSSKAFSYAGQRIGLLCISDNLYNRRYEGMKNRFGLDKFGDAVVFRIIYTLSSGVSHSAQYGLHGMLKAANEGKFNFVEDVREYGERAKIMKKLFMDNGFELVYGTDLDVPLADGFYFTIAYPGLTGSDLNKKLLYYGISAICLNETGSLKEGLRACVSQISRDQFADLEFRLKEFHKHHQVLA
- a CDS encoding 4Fe-4S dicluster domain-containing protein produces the protein MAKFKGAIVVDTEKCKGCGLCVVACPTKVIELARDVNGKGYHYAHMANADACIGCSSCGLVCPDTVITVYRVKAS
- a CDS encoding 3-methyl-2-oxobutanoate dehydrogenase subunit VorB, translated to MGDIRLMKGNEVIAEAAIRCGCDGYFGYPITPQSEVMETLMIRRPEQETGMVVVQAESEVAAINMVYGGASCGKKVMTSSSSPGISLKAEGITYLAGAELPALVVNVVRGGPGLGTIQPAQSDYFQAVKGGGHGDYKLIVLAPASVQEMNDFVELSFDLAFKYLNPAMILTDGVIGQMMEKVELSEFKPRWTEEEIIAKSGTWATTGKTADRERNISTSLDLDSAKQEVFNHKLQAKYRAMEENDVRFEKINCDDADYLFVAYGSSARICQKAIEIAREKGIKVGLLRPITLFPYPVKQIQEMLGQVKGILSVEMSAGQMVEDVRLAVNGKVPVEHFGRYGGIIPTPDEVVEALEQNFLGE